The window ATATTTTCCTTCAGTAACTAAAGTCTTAGTTACATAGGCACTGTAAAATTTCGATCCTGTTGGAGTTGGGTGCGTATGATCATCATAGAACCAGTCTTGATGACTACCAGCAAATTCATGCCATTTGATAATGGTTAAATTTGGATATTTCTTAGTTGCCGCATCTAGTTCGCCATTAACTTGATCTTGCCAATCACGAGTTGGAACATGCGTATTAATCCAAAAAACATGCCTCTTTGGTCCGATAATTTGCATTAAATGATCAAGATCTTTAGGCGAGAAAGGTCCGTTCGTTCCAAGTCCAATCAAAACATTGTCATTCAAGGCACCCTTTTCTTTATATTGCTCAAAAAGTGGAATAGTATCACTTAATTGACGAGAAACAGCGGCATCGACAATTAAGTGCGGCATTAACTTTTGTAAGTTTTGACTAGAACCAGCCATCACAGAATCTCCAATTGCCGTTACCTGAATCTTTTGAGCCAGCTGCAAGTCAACTTGTGAAATTCCATATTTTTCAAAATCCTTATTCACTGGCTTAGTAGCTGCAGCTTTTTTAGCTTGCTTCAAAAGTTCAGCCTTTGAAGTTGGAGAAGACTTCTTTTTAGACTGTGCTTCCTTAATTAATTTTTTATTACTTTTTAGCTGCTTACTACGGTTTGACTTGATTTGCGTTGCTAATTCAGAATGATTTGGATTTTCTGCCTTCACAGTTGGTGCCTTAATAATTCCAAAACTACCTAAAATAAAGACAATTACTCCTGTTGCAAACAAGGCTTTTGCTTGATAGTGCTTGGCTTCTAAGTTTAATGCTTTAGTTAAAAACTGCCTTACCTTTTCCCAGTTAATTCGACCAAAAGGCTTTTCAATGAAGCGATAACTTAATTCAGCAATTACTAAAATTAAAATAATCTCAATTGAATGATACAAAACAACATGGTCGGCAATATCTTTCACCTTATCTTCAAAGAAAATCATAACTGGAAACTGGTACAAGTAAATACCATAAGAACGTGATCCAATCCAGTTAAAGACTGGGTTAGTTAGCCACTTATTCCAACTGCTACCAGGATGAGCAATTACTCCGACAAAAATCATTGTTACTAGCGAGAATAAAAACATCCCTCCACGATAGGCAAAAGCTTTTTGCGGATTAAAAATCGGACTAGTAGCCATTAGTAAAATACCAACTAAAGCTGCACCGCCAATAATGTTTAAAAATCTTCTATCACTTTTTTCAAGATTAGCATTTAATTTCCAAGTTGGCCAAAAGACTGCTAGCATTGCGCCTAGCCCTAAAGAAAAGAATCTGGTGTCAGTTCCATAATAGATTCTACTTGTATCAACACCAGGTTTAAATAAAAATGCCATCTCTAAAGCAGAAAATAGTGTTAAGGCTGTAATTGTCCAAAAGATTGTTTTTTTCTTTTTGGCAAACCTGACTAATAAGAAAATCACCAATGGCCAAACTATGTAGAACTGCCCCTCAATTGACATTGTCCATAGATGAACAAATGGTGATTCATTAGAAGCAAAACGTTCGAAGTAGCTTTGTCCATTTTTTATCTGCCAAAAATTATAGACATTCAGTAAATTAGTAACTACTATTTGATTCAATTTAGCTAGAAGATTTTGCTGAAAAAGTAAGATATAGGCACTACATCCCCACAATAATGCAATCATCTGAGGATACAGTTTCTTAATTCGTCTTACATAAAAAGACTTAAAATCATACTCTCCCCGCTCTTCATAGGCATGAAACATATGGTCTGTCACTAGGTATCCAGACAGTACTAAAAATATCGGTACACCTAAATATCCACCCATAAATTGATTTGGATTAAGGTGATAAAGAATTACTCCAATAACTGCTAAGGCACGAAGTCCGGCATAACCCGTAATAAAGCGGTTCTTTCTTTTCAAAAGTCTTACTCCCAACTTTTTTAAATTTTACTAATCTACAAATTCAAAAGTAAAGTCAGCTATTGAAACATCGTCGCCAGTTACTGCTCCATTTTCTCTTAAAGCTTCATCAACACCCAAACGCTTTAATTTACGAGCCAGAAGCATAATTCCATCAGTATGATCAAGGTTAGTTCTTTGAACGAGACGCTCTAGCTTATTGCCAGTAACAATAAAGCTATGTTCACCGGTTCTCTCAACTTTAAATCCTTCATCTTCTGGCTTCTTATAAACGTATTCTTTTTCGGCAACTTTAATTTCTGCTGGTTTTTCAGCTTCCTCTTTAGCAACTTCTGCAACAAGATCAGCTGTCTTACCCATTAACTCACTAACACCCTTATGAGTAACGCTTGAAATAGGATATACAGTCTTATCTCCTAATTTCTTCTTAAATTCAGCAAGTTTTTCTTCGCTTCCAGGAATATCCATTTGCGTTGCTACAATAAGTTCTTTCTTAGTTGTTAAATCTTTAGTGTAACCTGCTAATTCCTTGCGAATAGTCTCATAGTCTTCATAGGCATCTCGGCCATTATTCGGATCCATTGAAACTAAGTGCAAAATAACTTTAGTACGTTCAACATGGCGTAAGAATTGAATTCCAAGTCCAACACCCTTAGATGCACCTTCAATTAATCCTGGTAAGTCTGCCATTGAAAAGTCACGACCATCAGGAAGAACTACCATTCCTAAGTTAGGAGTTAAGGTAGTAAATTCATAAGCAGCAATCTTTGGCTTAGCCTTAGTTACAACAGATAATAAGGTTGATTTACCCACTGAAGGAAATCCAACTAATCCTACATCTGCCAAAACCTTTAATTCTAGGCGTAAAGTACGAAATTCTCCCGGCTCACCGTTTTCAGCAATTTCAGGAGCAGTTCTAGTTGGAGTAGCAAAGTGAATATTACCTCTTCCGCCTTTTCCTCCATGGGCTACTACAAGCTCTTGCCCATTTTCAACTAAATCACCTAAAAGTTCACCAGTATTAAAATCATAGACACTTGTTCCCATTGGTACTTTTAGGCGTACATCTTTTGCACCACGTCCATATTGAGATTTGATACGGCCATTTTCGCCATTATCAGCCTTAAACTTACGTCTAAAGCGAAAATCCATTAAAGTTCTTAAGCCGGAGTCAGCAACTAAGATAATACTACCGCCTCGGCCACCATCTCCACCTGCTGGACCGCCAAGTGGAACATATTTTTCATGTCGAAAAGCAACGGCACCGTCGCCGCCCTTTCCTGCTTGTACATCAATTTTTGTTTGGTCGACAAACATTATGTGTGCCTCCTTTATATATCAATTTATAATTAAAATTTTCCTTAAAGTTTCTTAACTATAATACCATATCAAGCCCTATTAAATCAGGTCTTTTCTAGGTTAATTTATAAACTCAATTTTACAGTTTGCGCTTGTGGAAGAGTTAAGCCTGCTTCTCTCAATTCATCAACCGATGCTTCTTTAATTTTCTTTAAAGAACCGAATTTTCTAAGAAGTTTGTTTCTCGACTTAGGACCAATCCCTTTAATTTCATCTAATTTACTTGAAAGAGCATTTTTAGCATGTGTTCTGCGGTGAAAAGTAATGGCAAAGCGGTGAACTTCATCTTGAATTCTAGTCATTAAGTAAAAGCCTTCAGACTTGGGATTCAAAGGGATCAATTTTAATTCTTCACCTTGAGTTGGATCTCCAAAAATCAAGTGATTAGTTCTGTGATGATCATCCTTAACCATCCCGGCAACTGGAATATTAACATTCAGTTCATTTCTTAAAACATCTAAACATGCATCAACTTGAATCTGTCCTCCATCCATTAAAATTAAGTCCGGCATCTTTTTATGTTCTTTTAACAAACGGCTATAGCGTCTCCGAACCACTTCACGTGTATTTCCAACTTCGTCAGCCGCATTTTGATGCTCAACTTCACCTTTTAACTTATATTTACGATACTCATGCTTGTCTGGCTCGCCATCTGTAAAAACTACTAAAGCTGAGACTGGGTCTGCTCCTTGAATATGCGAATGGTCAAAACTTTCAATTCGATGTCCGTAAGGTAATCCCAGGGCATCAAAAATTTCCTTTTGTGCACCCTTGGTCTTACGGTTTCCTAATTCTAACAAGCGGAACTTTTCATCTAATTTTAGCTTAGCATTATCATGTGCCATTTCTAACAATGCACGCTTTTGGCCTCTTTGAGGAGTTCTTACTGGAACGCCTAAAACTTCAGATAAAGCTTCATTGTCAATTCCAGCTGGAACTAAGACTTCTTTTGGCAAAACACGATTTCTTTGCCCATAAAATTGTGCAATAAAGGATACAAAGGCATCTTGAGGCTCGTTAGTATCCGTCAAAGGAAATAAACGCGTCTCTCGACGAAGCAACTTAGCTTGTCGTAAGAAGAAAATTTGAATTGAAATCCAAGATTTATCAACATAAAAATTAAAAATATCTCTTTGTGTATGATCGTTAGAAATAATCTTCTGCTTTTCAACGGTTTGCTCAATGTATTTCAGTTGATCTCTAATTTCAGCAGCACGTTCAAATTCTAAATCCATTGACGCCTGCGCCATTTTTTCAGTTAAATCCTGCTTAACCTGCGAAATATCCCCATTCAAAAACCGCTTTATTTTTCTAATTTGAGCATCATAAGCACTCTTTGGTACTTCCTTAAAACATGCACCTAGGCATTGTCCCATGTGATAATAAAGACATGGACGACCTTGATGGCCTGAGCATCTTCTCAATGGCCAAACTTTTTGAATGAACTTAAGCGTTGCTTGGGCAGCATAAACATTTGGATAAGGTCCAAAATAGTAGCCATGATCCTTATGAACAATTGATGTTAGACGTGTTTGCGGATCGCGTTCATTAGTAATTTCAATATAAGGATAACCTGTTCCTTGTTTTAATTGCACATTATAGTAAGGCTGATATTTTTTAATTAAAGTGATTTCTAATAAAAAAGATTCCTTATCTGAAGAAACAGTAATAATATCAAAATCACGTATTTCACGAACAAGTTCGGCACGTCTGCCAACTTGCTTACTCTTAAAATAGGAACGAACGCGGTTCTTTAAGTTTTTGGACTTTCCCACATAAATCACATTGCCATTAACATCTTTCATTAAGTAGCAACCTGGTTTATCTGGCAAAAGTTTTAATTTATTTTCAATATATTCCGTTGCCATTAATTATTTTTCCTTCCTATTAAAATTCCCATAGTATTTTATCACGTTCCTTCTTAAAACCAAGTAAGATGCCTTTTTTATTTACGCAACCATTCATTTTCTTATAAAATAGAATGTAGACAAAAAGAAAGGTCGCAAATAAATGAAAAATATTTATTTTAATCATGATGGAAACATCGATGATTTAGTTTCACTTCTTTTGCTATTGCAAGCGCCTGATATCAAATTAATTGGAATTAGTGCAATTGATGGTGACGGCTATATTGATCCAGCAGTAGAAGCTTGTCGTAAAATGGTAGATAAATTCAACTTACGCGGCGACAAGCTAGAAGTAGCCCGCTCTAACTCACGCGCCATTCATCAATTTCCAAAAGAATGGCGGATGGCAACTTATTCATTTAATTACTTCCCTATCTTGAATGAAAGTGGAGAAATTAAAACTCCCGAAGCTGCTTTACCTGCTCACTTAGATATGATCGATAAAATTAAAAAAGCAGATGGTCCCGTTACCCTAGTCATGACAGGTCCAATTACTGACCTAGCAAGAGCCTTAGATGAAGATGCTTCCATCCAATCAAAAATTGACAAGGTTTACTGGATGGGCGGTTCATTAGATGGACACGGTAATGTAGTTAGCGTAGACGCAGACGGAACGCAAGAATGGAATGCCTTTTGGGATCCAGAAGCTGTAGGTCGTGTCTTAGATTCAGATCTTAATATTCAAATGGTCGGTCTTGAAAGTACTGAAGAACTTCCATTAACTGATGAGCTGCGTCAACACTGGGCTAGTTTAAGAAAATATCCAGCTATTGACTTAGTCGGCTTAGGTTACAGTTTAATTATCTCAGTTCCTAATGCAGAACTATACTTATGGGACGTTCTAACAACTATGTCTGCTCTATATCCTGAACTGGTTGAAACTCGTCAAGTTAAGGCAAATGTAATTACTTCAGGTTTAGCAAGCGGTCGGATGTTCATTGACCCTAATGGAAAAGAAATTACTGAAGTTACAAAAGCAGATAAAGATTCATTCTTTAAGAAAATAGATAAAATTTTAGAAAGACAATAAACATATAAATGACAATTTGGTTAACACAATTTATCGAAAGCTTTGGCTATATTGCCATTATTCTTTTAATTGCCGTTGAAAATATTTTCCCGCCAATCCCTTCTGAGGTAATTTTGACACTTGGGGGATTCTTAGTTAGCGGAACAAAATTAACTTTAATTGGAGTTATTTTAGCTTCTACACTTGGTTCAATTATTGGAGCAATAATTTTATTTTCTATTAGTCGTAACCTAACTTTACCAAGACTAGAAAAATTGCTTGAAACTAAACTGTTCAAGCTTTTAGGTTTTAAAAAAGACGATGCGCAAAAAGCAATTGACTGGTTCGATAAACATGGAATTGGTGCAATTTTTTACGGTCGCTGCATCCCTGTTGTAAGAAGCCTAATCTCAATTCCTGCAGGAATTGCTCATGTTGGCTGGACCAAGTTTTTAGTTTTAACTACATTGGGAAGCTTAGTTTGGAATAGCGTTTTAGTTGGCTTAGGCCATTACATGGGGAAAAATTGGCAAGTTGTAGTTAGAATCTTTGATGATTATACACTTGTAATTATTGCTATCCTATTAATTTTATTTATCTACTTTGGAATTAAATGGTATAAAACTAGAATCAAGAAGTAAAATTTTGCTGTATACTGGTTGGCGAACTGGAAGTTCGCCAACCTTTTTTGTTATAATTTATTTTATTGTTAAAGTAACAATTACATTTATGTTAATGAGGTACAAAAAATGATATTTCCTTATGAAAAAAATTTTAATCAATGGTGTAAAAGTCAAAATCTTGCACCAAGAACAATCACATCAATTAATCAGTCGCTCTATTACTTTTGGAATTATTTTTTACAAAATTCAAACTCAGAACCCAAAATTACTAATGTATCCGCTCAAGATATCCGATCTTTCATTGATCACCTAGAACAAGATCAAAATAAAACAATTAGTACGATCAATAAGTATGTTACCCACCTAAAAAAGTATTTCTCTTTTCTTTACGACCATCAACTGGTTAAAAATTATCTTTTTATCGATCTTCATGGCTATACTTTTGATCGAACACCTCATATCTGTATTGACTGGATCGACCAATTAGACGAAATTATAACCTGGCCTGAAATTAGTTTGACATGTAAAAAAGTTCTAATTTTAATCGCACATGGTTTTGATCCTAAAAACTTTCTTAGCTTAACTACGAGCGATCTTGAACAAGTCAAAAATGCTAATTATCAAAAGATTTTACAAGCCAATACACTCGACAAGCCCCTAGTCTTTCAAACCAAATCTGGTAAAGAAATTGCAGCTCTTACTTCTTTAACTAGAAAAATTGCTCCAGATAAAGAAATTCTTAATTTTGATCTCACTCCTGGTAAGCTTCGACTTTCTTATATTTACTATAAAGTAAATGATCCTAGTCTCTCAGACTTAAAATTAATGGAAATCCTAAATTGCAATCGAAAAAGTTTAACCTATTATCGTAATCAATTGGATAAACTTAAATTAGCTCCCTTTACACCAAAAAGAACGGCCTAAGTTAGCCGTTCTTTTTATATTCTTAGTTTTAAATGCCTTAATACCATGCAGGCTTATCGCCATCTGTTCCTGGCTTGTCTAAGCCAACATTTGCTTTAACATCTTTTTCTGGATTTTCAATTAAATTAGCGATATAGTCAGCCACGCTTAAGCGAGATACTTCAGTTCCTTTAAATGGCGTTTCAGCCCCCACCGTCTTCTCATAGCTAACTTCATCCTTATTAGTTAACCATGCAGGTCTAATAATTGTGTAGTCTAAGTCGCTAGCTGTAATTTGATCAGCCGCTGCGCGATAAGTTGTTAAATATGAACCCAAAATATTTTTATTCCATTCTCCAAACTTTCCAGGTACTTCATCATAAATTCCTAAGGAAGAAACCCAGATCAAACGCTTAATATTATTTGCATCCATTGCCTTAACAACGGTTTTAGCCTGATCCTCAATATTTGAGCCAGCCAAATTAGCATAAACAAGATCAACGCCTGCTAAAGCAGCCTTTAATTCTTCGAAATTACTTGCGTCGCCTTTGATTACCTTTTCTCGAGCCTCATTAACTTGATTTAGCTTATTTGGATGACGTAGATATAAAATCATATCAATATCGTCTTTCTTTAATAGCATTGGTTCAACTAATTGAGCAATTTGACCAGCAGCACCTAAAATAGCAATTTTTTTCATTTTTATTTTCCTCGCCTTATTCAAAAATAATTTTAATTCTAATAAAAACTCTTCAACAAATATTAAGCTAAAGTGCAAACTTGAATAATTTCAGTCATAATTTTCTCCTTACCTAGCTATCCCTACTTACAATTTAATAGTAATACTTATTATTAATAAGTCAACTATCTATTATTGATTTTATTATTTTTTCTTGAAAATTCGTATAGATTTACATTTTTAAAGCATTACAATAGATAAAGGAGAACGTTACTAGATAGAGAGGTAAAAAAATGACTAATAAAAGTTCTGTACCTAAGAAATTATCCTTTATATCAATATATTTCTTAGGTATTAATGCGGTCATTGGATCAGGAACTTTCCTGCTACCTTCTGTAATTTATCGTTACATGAACCTAACAGCTATTCTTGTTCTTCTATGTACTGCTGTCACCGTCAGCATGATTGCCCTGTGCTATGCTGACTTATCAAGCCGTTTCACACAATCAGGAGCCGCCTGGCTTTATTCATATAATGCTTTTGGTCGCTTTTCTGGTTACGAGTTGGGGATTTTCACCTGGTTTTTGGGATGTACAACTCTTTCAGCTGAAGTAGTTGCTTTGCTGACGGTTTTAAAGAGTTTTCTACCAATTTTTAAAAATAATGCTGTTTACATTAGTAGTATCATCTTTTTAATCTTACTGTTTTCAATCATTAATTTCTTCGGTAGATCCTGGGTAAAAATTGTCAATAATATTTCAGCTGCTGCCAAGATTATTACTCTGATTGTCTTCATTATTGTAGGAGCTTTCTTTATTAAAAAAGCAAACTTCACTCCTGTAATCCCGCATGCTGCATTAACTGGTGTTACACCATTCTTTAAACATTTCGGTGATGCATTTACACCAATCTTTTATTTGTTTACTGGCTTTTCATTTATTCCAATTGCTGCTAAGCAAATGAACAACCCAGAAAAGAATATCCCACGTGTCTTAATCGCGGTTATGACTAGTGTGACAATTCTTGACTGCTTAATGTTATTAGTAGCAATTGGCTTGAGTGGTCAAAAGTTAGGAACCTATTCTAATCCTCTGGCTAGTGCCTTAAAAACTGGGGTTGGCCAATGGGGCTTTGCCTTTATGATCATTGGGATGTTAATTTCAATTTTTGGTGTTGCCTTTAGTGCTTCATTTAATACCCCATCATTAATTGCTTCACTTGCTAATGAACATGGGATGTTACCTAAATGGATTGGAAAGAAAAACAAACATGATGCGCCTTGGGTTGGAATTATCTTTACAGCTATTTTATCGGCTGCCTTAGCTACTCAAAGCTACCTATTTCTTGTTTCCTGCACGGTTCTAGCATCATTTGTTCAATATGTGCCATCAATTTTAGCGGTTATTAAGTTTAAGCATAGCAATGAATATCCTACTCATGGATTTTCTCTTCCTGGAAAATATACAATTCCAATTATTGCTTTAATTATTTCTTGCTATATGGTTACTAACTTTACCCCTAAGACTTTGCTCTTAGGAGCAGTTGTTGCGGTAATTGCAGCTGCCTGCTACTTCTTCATTGATAAAGATGAAAAATTAGAAAAAGAACATGAGGACTTTTTAGCTAAATTACGGCATACAAAATAAATGCATATACAATAAAACGAGCTTGCGAATAAATCGTAAGCTCGTTTTATTATACTTAATTTTAAAGTTTGTTCTTTAACTTTCTGCCCCAAATAGCTACTGCACCAATAGCTGCTACTACTAAACCACCAACTACAACAAGTGGATTGACAGCCTTTCCTTCAGTTTCTGGTAATTGTGTTGCAACAGAAACTGGATTTGATGTTTTCTTACTATTTTTGTCTTTATCTTTAGAAGTGTTTTCAACGCTGACATTCTTTTCAGTAACTGTAGTAGAGCCTAAATCTTTTACCACTACATCTTTATTAGCACTGTCATCGCTAGTCTTATTTGCATTCACTTTAGCAGTAGACTTTTCTACATTTTCATTTGAACTACTACTTTGCTTACTTGCATCTGATGAAGATACTGAAGCTGAAGAGTTATTGGTTTCATCAGACTTACTCGTCTTAGAATCTTGTGCTGCAGTATCTTTAACAGTTACATAAACAGCTAATCTTGATCTAGATCCATCTGGGAAAGTTACATAAACTGTACCATAACTTGTGCCCGCCTTATTAATCTCAGGAGCTTGATCCCAATTTGCAACAGTACCTGCTGGAACCGTGCTCCAATTAGAAATACCACTTGTTGCGTCTGGTAAAACACCCTTACTAGTAGTTAAAGTTTTGACTGTTAAAGGATTAGTGTAAGCTTGTAAGTTTTTATGTTGTTCAAGCTGAGTTTGATAAGTCTTAGCTTGATCACTAGCTGCATTTGCACTATCAGTAGTTGCAGCAAAAGCAGTACCATTCAAACTTAAGGAAGCAAGCATTGCTGCTGCACCTAAACCTGTAATTATGTTTCTTTTCTTAATTTGTCTCATCATAATTCACGCTCCTCAGCAAGGTAAGCTATACTTAAACTTGCTGTTCTATTTACTTTTATTATACAGTAGTTTTACAAAAATGTTACAAATTAATAGAATTTTTACATTCTTTGTAATATTTTAAGAAATTGCTATTATTAGCGCTTTCATTATCTTTATATCATAACTACTTTTAAAACAAAAAAGTTATGCTTAAAATCGTGATCAGACAATAAATCTAATTGGCTAAGTAAGTCAAGGCAACCTGTAATTGTGTTAAATCACTAATGGTTTGCGCAATATCTTCTTGATCGACAATTTGATAAATTTCTGAATTATCTTCATCAAATTCAAAACCTGCTCCAATTACAATATCAGCAGCCTCTTCAAGTAAATCAAAATTCTCCTGACTTGGATCTAACTTGAATAAAGTTCCTCCATCATCAGTAATTCGGTACGTGCCATCCATTTCTTTCTCAATCCAACAATAAACTAAATCTCCATATGCTCCAATCAATGGGGTAGCAACTTCAATATCATCGCCTGCTTGAATAAAATGAATATTTTGTTTAAGCCAATTCATCGAATTTTGTTCAATTGATTTTAATTCGGAATCTTTCATGTTTATCCCTCCTGTGCTTTCATTAAATTATAACTTAGAAAGACAAAAAAAAAGAAGCTAAACCATAGCTTCTATAATTCTTATCTAGTAAGTTGAGCGAATTCAACTACCCGATTTAATAATTGAGCAAAATTATTTACTTCGCTTCGCAAATCATGACCATTAATATAATCACGAGTCAGCTCACCGCGATCATCAAGTAAAACGCCAAATTCGCTAGCTAAGCGTGCAACATCGGTTGCAATACTTGAAAAACTGCCGATATTATCATCAATCGCTCTAGCAGTAAAGAAGCGATCATTTAGGGCATAAGTACCATTAGGGTAAACGATTAGATTGAAATGAATTGTATCATTTAGTCCATCAACTATATTAGTAGAAACACGATATTCATTCTCATCTACTGGTTCGATAGAAAATGCAGAACTAATACCATTATCATCTCTAAAAGATTTCATTAAAACGTCTTCAAGATCATACATAAGCTTGACCTCCAACATCTTTATTTAACAAATTAATTAACTACACTT of the Lactobacillus isalae genome contains:
- a CDS encoding DUF1828 domain-containing protein; the protein is MKDSELKSIEQNSMNWLKQNIHFIQAGDDIEVATPLIGAYGDLVYCWIEKEMDGTYRITDDGGTLFKLDPSQENFDLLEEAADIVIGAGFEFDEDNSEIYQIVDQEDIAQTISDLTQLQVALTYLAN